Part of the Ornithinimicrobium flavum genome, CGGGCCTGTTCGTCTTCGCCCTTCGCCCCGTGGCGCTGAAGTACCTCAAGCTCGAGGGCAAGGGGGCGCGGCTCGGCATCGAGGGGCACATCGGCCAGACGGCCACGGTGCTCACCGAGGTCACCGACCGCGGCGGGCTGGTCAAGCTGCGGGGGGAGGACTGGACCGCCCGGGCCGAGCTCGAAGGGTCCACCTACCCCGTCGGCGACCTCGTCACCGTGGTGCGGATCGACGGCGCCACGGCCGTGGTCACCGAGGCGCAGCCCGAGGACAAACCCTTCGACACCGACCACCCGCCCCTCGGGTGATCCCCCGGGAGCCCCGGCTCCGCAGACCTGCTTCCCGCCCTGACTGACGACAGACAAAGGAGAATCGTCATGCCAGCAGAACCCATCACCCTCATCGTGTGGTTCGTCGTCGCGCTGCTCGTGCTCTTCACGCTGGTGGCCATCGCCCGCGCGATCCGCATCGTGCCGCAGGCCACCGCCGTCATCGTGGAGCGGCTCGGCAAGTACGACCGCACCCTCGACGCCGGGCTGCACTTCCTCATCCCGTTCATCGACCGGCCGCGCTCGGTGGTCGACCTGCGCGAGCAGGTCGTGAGCTTCCCGCCGCAGCCGGTCATCACCAGCGACAACCTGGTCGTCTCGATCGACACCGTCATCTACTTCCAGCCGACCGACCCCAAGGCGGCGACCTACGAGATCGCCAACTACATCCAGGGCATCGAGCAGCTCACCGTCACCACGCTGCGCAACGTCATCGGCTCGCTCGACCTCGAGCAGACGTTGACCAGCCGCGACATGATCAACGGTCAGCTGCGCGGGGTGCTGGACGAGGCCACCGGCCGCTGGGGCATCCGGGTCAACCGGGTGGAGCTCAAGGCCATCGACCCGCCGGCCTCCGTCCAGGACTCGATGGAGAAGCAGATGCGTGCCGAGCGCGACCGGCGTGCGGCCATCCTCAACGCCGAGGGCGTCAAGCAGTCGCAGATCCTCACGGCCGAGGGGGAGAAGCAGGCCCAGATCCTGCGCGCCGAGGGCACCGCCCAGTCGGCGATCCTGGAGTCGCAGGGTGAGGCCCGCGCGATCCTGCAGGTCTTCGACGCCATCCACAAGGGCAACCCGGACAGCAAGCTGCTGGCCTACCAGTACCTCCAGATGCTGCCCGAGATCGCCAAGGGCGACTCCAACCAGATGTGGGTCGTGCCCACCGAGCTCACCGCCGCCCTGTCCGGGATCGGCAACGCGCTGGGCGGTGGCGGACGCCCCGGCGGCGCCGCCGACCTCGACGGACCGTCGGCCGGGCTGCGCGCCGACTCCGGCTACTCGGGTCTGGACGACCTCGAGACGCCGACGCTGGAGGACCCGCGTGAGGCGCTGCGGCGGGCCCGCGAGGAGGCCGAGGACGCCACGCGGGACGCCGAGTCCTCCACCCGCAACCGCAGCAAGGACGACGCCGACAAGGCGGTCGCCGCAGCGGCGGAGAAGGCCAAGCGCGCTCAGCAGGAGCGGGATCAGGCGCAGACCGGCCCGGCCGGCCTGGACCCGCTGCCCGAGCAGGAGCAGGCCGTCCCTGACCTGCCGAGCCGTCCGGGAGACTCCGCCGACCCGCAGCGCTCCTGGCAGCGGCCGGAGGGTGAGCGCTCCTCGTGGGAGAGCACGGGCCGCGGCGAGTAGCGCCGACCCACCCATGACGACGGGGCCGTGACCGGGAGGTGACGGCCCCGTCGGCATACCCCCGGGTTGTGCATCCGGGCCGCTCAGGTGAGGGTGAGGGCATGCGGATCACCGACACCAGCGACCTGTGGTGGAAGAGCGCCGTCCTCTACTGCCTGGACGTGGAGACCTTCCTCGACGCCGACGGGGACGGGGTGGGCGACCTCGAGGGCCTGGCCCGGCGCATCGACTACCTGGCCGACCTCGGCGTCACCTGCCTGTGGCTGATGCCCTTCTACCCCAGCCCGGACCGGGACGACGGCTACGACGTCAAGGACTACCTCGGCGTCGACGAACGGCTCGGTGACCTGGGCCGCCTGGTCGAGCTCGTCCGCCTCGCCCACGACCGCGGCCTGCGGATCATCGCCGACCTCGTGGTCAACCACACCAGCGACCAGCACCCGTGGTTCAGGAGGTCGCGGGCC contains:
- a CDS encoding NfeD family protein translates to MPDWLRDSQWLWWVGAALAFGIVEMTTLDLIFLMLALGALVAALVAGAGLPLLWQFLVFALSAGLFVFALRPVALKYLKLEGKGARLGIEGHIGQTATVLTEVTDRGGLVKLRGEDWTARAELEGSTYPVGDLVTVVRIDGATAVVTEAQPEDKPFDTDHPPLG
- a CDS encoding SPFH domain-containing protein; this translates as MPAEPITLIVWFVVALLVLFTLVAIARAIRIVPQATAVIVERLGKYDRTLDAGLHFLIPFIDRPRSVVDLREQVVSFPPQPVITSDNLVVSIDTVIYFQPTDPKAATYEIANYIQGIEQLTVTTLRNVIGSLDLEQTLTSRDMINGQLRGVLDEATGRWGIRVNRVELKAIDPPASVQDSMEKQMRAERDRRAAILNAEGVKQSQILTAEGEKQAQILRAEGTAQSAILESQGEARAILQVFDAIHKGNPDSKLLAYQYLQMLPEIAKGDSNQMWVVPTELTAALSGIGNALGGGGRPGGAADLDGPSAGLRADSGYSGLDDLETPTLEDPREALRRAREEAEDATRDAESSTRNRSKDDADKAVAAAAEKAKRAQQERDQAQTGPAGLDPLPEQEQAVPDLPSRPGDSADPQRSWQRPEGERSSWESTGRGE